The Oncorhynchus masou masou isolate Uvic2021 chromosome 14, UVic_Omas_1.1, whole genome shotgun sequence region cagtccacaccatatctatttagacagtgaggtatcagatttagattgtattgagtatacagtccacaccatatctatttagacagagtatcagatttagattgtattgagtatacagtccacaccatatctatttagacagtgaggtatcagatttagattgtattgagtatacagtccacaccatatctatttagacagtgaggtgtcagatttagattgtattgagtatacagtccacaccatatctatttagacagtgaggtatcagatttagattgtattgagtatacagtccacatcatatctatttagacagtgaggtatcagatttagattgtattgagtatacagtccacaccatatctatttagacagtgaggtatcagatttagattgtattgagtatacagtccacatcatatctatttagacagtgaggtatcagatttagattgtattgagtatacagtccacaccatatctatttagacagtgaggaatcagatttagattgtattgagtatacagtccacatcatatctatttagacagtgaggtatcagatttagattgtattgagtaatacagtccacaccatatctatttagacagtgaggtatcagatttagattgtattgattatacagtccacatcatatctatttagacagtgaggtatcagatttagattgtattgagtaatacagtccacaccatatctatttagacagtgaggtatcagatttagattgtattgagtatacagtccacaccatatctatttagacagtgaggtatcagatttagattgtattgagtatacagtccacaccatatctatttagacagtgaggtatcagatttagattgtattgagtatacagtccacaccatatctatttagacagtgaggtatcagatttagattgtattgagtaatacagtccacaccatatctatttagacagtgaggtatcagatttagattgtattgagtatacagtccacaccatatctatttagacagtgaggtatcagatttagattgtatttaGTATACAgtccatatctatttagacagtgaggtatcagatttagattgtattgagtatacagtccacaccatatctatttagacagtgaggaatcagatttagattgtattgattatacagtccacatcatatctatttagacagtgaggaatcagatttagattgtattgagtatacagtccacaccatatctatttagacagtgaggtatcagatttaggtattgagtatacagtccatattatttagacagtgaggtatcagatttagtatatacagtccacaccatatctatttagacagtgaggtatcagatttagattgtagtaaacagtccacaccatatctatttagacatcagatttagattgtattgagtatacagtccacaccatatctatttagacagtgaggtatcagatttagattgtattgagtatacagtccacaccatatctatttagacattgaggaatcagatttagattgtattgagtaaacagtccacaccatatctatttagacattgaggaatcagatttagattgtattgagtatacagtccacaccatatctatttagacagtgaggaatcagatttagattgtattgagtatacagtccatatctatttagacagtgaggtatcagatttagattgtattgagtatacagtccacaccatatctattttgacagtgaggtatcagatttagattgtattgagtaaacagtccacaccatatctattctgacagtgaagctaacattgtaaatgtgtctctatactccaacattttggatttcagatcaaatgtttcatatgaggtgacagtataaaatgtcaccttttatttgaggatattttaatacatatctgtttcAACGTTTAGAAAGATTAAAGCATTTTATGTATCTCGTCCCCCATTTGAAGAAGTCATAAGTATTCTGACACTTAAAGtgtattaaattagtcaaaagtATATCTGGTCCCATATTCCTCGAACACAATGACAACATCAAGCCTGTGACGCCTTGACTGAGAAAGatcatgaatgaatcatgaataataatgagtgagaaagttacagaggctacaacaaaacatgctaaactctcaccattaccaataacagagactacaacaaaacatgctaacctctcaccattaccaataacagaggctacaccaaaacatgctaacctctcaccattaccaataacagaggatacaacaaaacatgctaacctctcaccattaccaataacagaggctacaacaaaacatgctaacctctcaccattaccaataacagaggctacaacaaaacatgctaacctctcaccgttaccaataacagagactacaacaacatgttaacctctcaccattaccaataacagagactacaacaaaacatgctaacctctcaccattaccaataacagagactacaacaaaacatgctaacctctcaccattaccaataacagaggctacaacaaaacatgctaacctctcaccattaccaataacagaggatacaacaaaacatgctaacctctcaccattaccaataacagaggctacaataacagaggctacaacaaaacatgctaacctctcaccattaccaataacagaggatacaacaaaacatgctaacctctcacctttaagctcaaataaaaggtgacattctgtactgttgcctaatatgaaacattatatctcaaatccaaaatgctggagaatAGCGCCAAATTTAAAACTGTAAtcttcactgtccaaacacatatggtgtggactatgtgtgtctggtaaacacatgtggatctggtgaacagttatcacttgttgaccaactacaggaatactgacctcagagtctccagtttacagtggggattccccagtccagcagagagcagcttcactcctgaatccttcaggtcgttgatactcaggtccagctctctcaggtgtgaggggtttgaactGAGAACTGAGGCCAACACTTTACTGGATGTGTCTGTGAGTTTACAGCCAGTGAGTCTGAAACACAGAAGAAATACTATGACAGACAGGTTATATTAAAATATTTCGCTTAGCTTTCCCTGCTTAAACTGTTAGCACTGCTCAAATAATGTGTATATTGTGCTGATCAGTTTGTAATATAGTTAGAAAGTTTTCAGCTGATAGAAAGTTTATTCAGCCAATTAAATTACTGTTGTTCCTACATACAGTAAAGTTTGGTCTGAGGGATAGTCACATGGGTACTTACAGAGCCAGTCAGCCAATGAAAATGCAGCTGTAACTACAATTTATTTTGGTGTGCGATATTTACATGAATACTTACAGAGCTTTCCTGCAGCTTCTCACAGCTGGGAGCAGTCTCCTACGACCCTCTTCTGATGTCTTGTATTCcttcaggtcaaacacatccagAACCTCCTCTGATATCTGCAGCATGTAGGCCAGCGCTGAACACTGAGCAAGGGAGAGGTTTTTGGATCTGTTCTCTGACCTCAAGTATACTTCGATTACTTTCTGTACTGAATGGTCTTTCATCTCTATCAGACAGTGGAAGAGATTGATGCACCTCTCAGGGGAGATGTTCTTCCTCTGCATCACCTTAAGGGATTGGATTGTTTTCTTGACGCTCTCTGGACTGCTTTCTGTCTGTGTCACCAGACCTCGTAGGAGTTTCTGATTGGCTGCCAGTGACATGCCATGAAGGAAGCGGACAAAAAGGTCCAGGTGTCCATTCTTACTCTCCAAGGCTTTATCCACGGCACTCTTCAGCAGCTCATCCAAAGTTAGCTCTTCAGACGCACCTCTAGACTTTCTAGACTTTCTCTTGAGGAAGGGCTTCAGTGCATCCATGTTCCTGGTTGTGTAACAATGGTACATGTAGACAGCTGAGagaaactcctgaatgctcagatgAACAAAGCAGTACACCACTCTCTGAAATAACACAGACTCTTCTTTAAAGATTTGTGTGCACACTCCTGAGTACACTGAAGCTTCTTTGACATCAAGGCCAGCCTCTTTCAGGTCTTCTTCATAGAACATCAGATTACCCTTCTCCAGATTTTTAAACGCCAGCTTCCCCAGCTTCAGAAGAATTTCCTTATCTGACTCCATGAGCTCCTCTTGATCCATCTCATCTCTTCCATGATACTTCTGGTTCTTCAGGCTGGTCTGAATGAGCAGGAAGTGTATGGACATCTCAGTCAGAGTCGtgggcatctctctcctcttgtctgtACTCAACATGTGTTCAAGGACTATTGCAgaaatccaacagaagactggaatgtggcacatgatgtggaggctccttgatgtctttatgtgtgagatgattctgctggccaggtcctcatcactgaatctcttcctgaagtactcctccttctgtgggtcattgaaccctcgtacctctgtcacctggtcaaCACACTGAGGGGGGATCTGATTGGTTGCTGCTGGTCGGGAGGTTATCCataggagagcagagggaagcagattcCCCTTGATGAGATTTGTCAGCAGAACATCAAGAGATGATGTCTGGGTGACATCAGACACCTTTTCATTGTGCTGGAAATCCAATGGAAATCTGCTTTCATCCAAACCATCCAAGATGAACATAGTTTTACAGGCAGTGAGTTTCTCTGCATTGCCTTTGTCTAGTTCTGTGTGGAAGTCATTTAAAAGTCTGAGAAGACTGTACTGGCGATCTTTGATCAAGTTCAGCTCCCGGAAAGGAAGCACAAATATGATCTCCACATCTTGATTAGCCTTCCCTTCAGCCCAGTCTAGGatgaacttctgcacagagactgtttttccgATGCCAGCGATGCCCTTCGTCAGCACAGTTCTGATGCGTCTCTCTTGGCCAGCTAAGGGTTTAAAGATGTCATTGCAGTGGATTGCTGTGTCATGTGAGGTTGGTGTCCTGGATGCTGTCTCTAGCTGCCACACCTCATGTTCATTGTTAACCgcttcactctctccttctgtgatgtagagctctgtgtaaaTCCTGTTAAGGGGAGTTTGAGTCCCTGCTGTTTCGATGCCTTCTATCACACATTCATACCTCCTCATCAGACTGTctttatggtttactacagctctctgcagactgtcttcatggtttactacagctctctgcagactgtcttcatggtttactacagctctctgcagactgtcttcatggtttactacagctctctgcagactgtcttcatggtttactacagctctctgcaggctgtcttcatggtttactacagctctctgcaggctgtcttcatggtttactacagctctTCTGCACTACAGGCTGTCTTCATGCTCTCTGCAGACTGTctttatggtttactacagctctctgcaggCTGTTATCCACTACAAGGAAGAGGAAAATGACGTGTATCAGACACATTCGTTAACAGGATGAAGTGGGTCTTCACATCTACAGTAACTTATATTATCTCATATGATTGTAGTTAACTCTTAATCATATTGAGGCATTGACTTAGCACAGGTCTGCAAGTGTCCTTACTGTTTTCAGAGCCTCTTGCATCATTGGGTTCACTCAGGTGCTGTAGTACAGGACGTGTCCTGGATCTCTTTCTACACCTAGGACAGTCATAGTCTCCTGAAGGAGCAGGTTTCTCCCAGTATCTGGTGATGCACTGTCTGCAGAACCTGTGTCCACAGGTGATAGAGACTGGATCCCTCAGCACCTGCTGACACACTGCACACCTGGACGGATCCTCTggcagagtagaccatccactacagagataaaggagagagatactgatcctctaacagagtagaccatccactacagagataaaggagagagagagagagatactgatcctctaacagagtagaccatccactacagagataaaggacagagatactgatcctctaacagagtagaccatccactacagagataaaagacagagatactgatcctctaacagagtagaccatccactacagagtaCAGAGATAAAgaagagagatactgatcctctaacagagtagaccatccactacagagataaaggagagagatactgatcctctaacagagtagaccatccactacagagataaaggagagagagagatactgatcctctaacagagtagaccatccactacagagataaaggagagagagatactgatcctctaacagagtagaccatccactacagagataaaggagagagatactgataCTCTAACatagtagaccatccactacagagataaaggagagagagatactgatcctctaacagagtagaccatccactacagagataaaggagagagatactgatcctctaacagagtagaccatccactacagagataaaggagagagagatactgatcctctaacagagtagaccatccactacagagataaaggagagagatactgatcctctaacagagtagaccatccactacagagataaagaagagagatactgatcctctaacagagtagaccatccactacagagataaaggagagagagagatactgattctctaacagagtagaccatccactacagagataaaggagagagatactgatcctctaacagagtagaccatccactacagagataaaggagagagatactgatcctctaacagagtagaccatccactacagagataaaggagagagagagatattgatcctctaacagagtagaccatccactacagagataaaggagagagagagatattgatcctctaacagagtagaccatccactacagagataaaggagagagatactgatcctctaacagagtagaccatccactacagagataaaggagagagatactgatcctctaacagagtagaccatccactacagagataaaggagagagataatgatactctaacagagtagaccatccactacagagataaaggagagagatactgatcctctaacagagtagaccatccactacagagataaaggagagagagagatattgatcctctaacagagtagaccatccactacagagataaaggagagagagatattgatcctctaacagagtagaccatccactacagagataaaggagagagagatattgatcctctaacagagtagaccatccactacagagataaaggagagagagacatcttgaacattcatagacagacagctgggaacagtatactctgttcatagacagacagctgggaacagtatactctgttcatagacagacagctgggaacagtatactctattcatagacagctgggaacagtatactctgttcatagacagacagctgggaacagtatactctgttcatagacaggggaacagtatactctgttcatagacagacagctgggaacagtataatctgttcatagacagacagctgggaacagtatactctgttcatagacagacagctgggaacagtatactctgttcatagacagacagatgggaacagtatactctgttcatagacaggggaacagtatactctgttcatagacagacagctgggaacagtatactctgttcatagacagacagctgggaacagtatactctgttcatagacagacagatgggaacagtatactctgttcatagacagacaggggaacagtatactctgttcatagacagaacagctgggaacagtatactctgttcatagacagacagctgggaacagtatactctgttcatagacagacagctgggaacagtatactctgttcatagacagacagctgggaacagtatactctgttcatagacagacagctgggaacagtatactctgttcatagacagatgggaacagtatactctgttcatagacagacagatgggaacagtatactctgttcatagacagacagctgggaacagtatactctgttcatagacagacagatgggaacagtatactctgttcttagacagacagatgggaacagtatactctgttcatagacagacagatgggaacagtatactctgttcatagacagacagatgggaacagtatactctgttcatagacagacagctgggaacagtatactctgttcatagacagacagctgggaacagtatactctgttcatagacagacagctgggaacagtatactctgttcatagacagacagatgggaacagtatactctgttcatagacagacagctgggaacagtatactctgttcatagacagtggaacagtatactctgttcatagacagacagctgggaacagtatactctgttcatagacagacagctgggaacagtatactctgttcatagacagacagctgggaacagtatactctgttcatagacagacagctgggaacagtatactctgatcatagacagacagatgggaacagtatactctgttcatagacagacagatgggaacagtatactctgttcatagacagacagatgggaacagtatactctgttcatagacagatgggaacagtatactctgttcacagacagacagatgggaacagtatactctgttcatagacaggggaacagtatactctgttcatagacagacagctgggaacagtatactctgttcatagacagacagatgggaacagt contains the following coding sequences:
- the LOC135554795 gene encoding NLR family CARD domain-containing protein 3-like isoform X1; this translates as MRRYECVIEGIETAGTQTPLNRIYTELYITEGESEAVNNEHEVWQLETASRTPTSHDTAIHCNDIFKPLAGQERRIRTVLTKGIAGIGKTVSVQKFILDWAEGKANQDVEIIFVLPFRELNLIKDRQYSLLRLLNDFHTELDKGNAEKLTACKTMFILDGLDESRFPLDFQHNEKVSDVTQTSSLDVLLTNLIKGNLLPSALLWITSRPAATNQIPPQCVDQVTEVRGFNDPQKEEYFRKRFSDEDLASRIISHIKTSRSLHIMCHIPVFCWISAIVLEHMLSTDKRREMPTTLTEMSIHFLLIQTSLKNQKYHGRDEMDQEELMESDKEILLKLGKLAFKNLEKGNLMFYEEDLKEAGLDVKEASVYSGVCTQIFKEESVLFQRVVYCFVHLSIQEFLSAVYMYHCYTTRNMDALKPFLKRKSRKSRGASEELTLDELLKSAVDKALESKNGHLDLFVRFLHGMSLAANQKLLRGLVTQTESSPESVKKTIQSLKVMQRKNISPERCINLFHCLIEMKDHSVQKVIEVYLRSENRSKNLSLAQCSALAYMLQISEEVLDVFDLKEYKTSEEGRRRLLPAVRSCRKALLTGCKLTDTSSKVLASVLSSNPSHLRELDLSINDLKDSGVKLLSAGLGNPHCKLETLRLSGCKLRNTSCKVLASVISSNPSHLRELDLSNNDLMDSGVKLLSAGLGNHLCKLETLRLSGCLVTEEGCSSLVSALRSNPSHLRELDLSNNDLKDSGVELLSAGLGNPHCKLETLRLSGCLVTEEGCASLVSALRSNPSHLRELDLSYNHPGDSGVRLLSAGLEDPHCRLEKLNVEHGGENRMKPGLRKYVCDLTLDPNTVDRLLSLSEENRKVTWRTEEQPYPDHPERFEDCGQVLCREGLTGCCYWEVEWSGRGADIGVTYKGINRRGWVKDCCLGWNDKSWSLNCSDNSYSAWHNNNPTTIDVPSSSPHRVGVYLDWPAGTLSFYRASSDTLTHLITFTSTFTEPLYPGFGVYGDSSVTL
- the LOC135554795 gene encoding NLR family CARD domain-containing protein 3-like isoform X2; this encodes MRRYECVIEGIETAGTQTPLNRIYTELYITEGESEAVNNEHEVWQLETASRTPTSHDTAIHCNDIFKPLAGQERRIRTVLTKGIAGIGKTVSVQKFILDWAEGKANQDVEIIFVLPFRELNLIKDRQYSLLRLLNDFHTELDKGNAEKLTACKTMFILDGLDESRFPLDFQHNEKVSDVTQTSSLDVLLTNLIKGNLLPSALLWITSRPAATNQIPPQCVDQVTEVRGFNDPQKEEYFRKRFSDEDLASRIISHIKTSRSLHIMCHIPVFCWISAIVLEHMLSTDKRREMPTTLTEMSIHFLLIQTSLKNQKYHGRDEMDQEELMESDKEILLKLGKLAFKNLEKGNLMFYEEDLKEAGLDVKEASVYSGVCTQIFKEESVLFQRVVYCFVHLSIQEFLSAVYMYHCYTTRNMDALKPFLKRKSRKSRGASEELTLDELLKSAVDKALESKNGHLDLFVRFLHGMSLAANQKLLRGLVTQTESSPESVKKTIQSLKVMQRKNISPERCINLFHCLIEMKDHSVQKVIEVYLRSENRSKNLSLAQCSALAYMLQISEEVLDVFDLKEYKTSEEGRRRLLPAVRSCRKALLTGCKLTDTSSKVLASVLSSNPSHLRELDLSINDLKDSGVKLLSAGLGNPHCKLETLRLSGCLVTEEGCSSLVSALRSNPSHLRELDLSNNDLKDSGVELLSAGLGNPHCKLETLRLSGCLVTEEGCASLVSALRSNPSHLRELDLSYNHPGDSGVRLLSAGLEDPHCRLEKLNVEHGGENRMKPGLRKYVCDLTLDPNTVDRLLSLSEENRKVTWRTEEQPYPDHPERFEDCGQVLCREGLTGCCYWEVEWSGRGADIGVTYKGINRRGWVKDCCLGWNDKSWSLNCSDNSYSAWHNNNPTTIDVPSSSPHRVGVYLDWPAGTLSFYRASSDTLTHLITFTSTFTEPLYPGFGVYGDSSVTL